A window of the Gemmatirosa kalamazoonensis genome harbors these coding sequences:
- a CDS encoding tetratricopeptide repeat protein, whose protein sequence is MSMTTAPSPVYAPSLEEICARDVHEALACGRRFESGGDVARALRAYGVALSLADTPALRAEAVRRVGDAHRAREAWDDARAAYDESLAIARAHALAELEAEALNAAATVAILRGDALGAEPLFRRALACRPGPRVRGLALTNLGLCAARVGDHARAVELFAASLDCYREAGYERGVLMAINNVAAAHIETGEPEAALPLLREAAHIARDLVELDLLLLTARNEAEACLKLGRLDEAESRIGIALGHFSSAGAESRRAECLVILGDVLRAHRMPQQDDAATRCYERAAEIAESAGAAHVAARARASLGAAA, encoded by the coding sequence ATGTCGATGACGACCGCGCCGAGTCCCGTGTACGCCCCGTCGCTCGAGGAGATCTGCGCGCGCGACGTGCACGAGGCGCTCGCGTGCGGTCGTCGGTTCGAGTCCGGGGGCGACGTGGCGCGCGCGCTCCGCGCGTACGGTGTCGCGCTGTCGCTCGCCGACACGCCGGCCCTGCGCGCCGAGGCGGTGCGCCGGGTCGGCGACGCGCACCGCGCGCGCGAGGCGTGGGACGACGCGCGCGCCGCGTACGACGAGAGCCTCGCCATCGCCCGCGCGCACGCGCTCGCCGAGCTCGAGGCCGAAGCGCTGAACGCCGCCGCGACGGTGGCCATCCTGCGCGGCGATGCGTTAGGCGCCGAGCCGCTGTTCCGTCGGGCGCTCGCGTGCCGGCCGGGGCCGCGTGTGCGTGGGCTCGCGCTCACGAACCTCGGTCTCTGCGCCGCGCGCGTGGGCGACCACGCGCGCGCGGTGGAGCTGTTCGCGGCGTCGCTCGACTGCTACCGCGAGGCGGGGTACGAGCGCGGCGTGCTCATGGCGATCAACAACGTCGCCGCGGCGCACATCGAGACGGGCGAGCCGGAGGCGGCGCTGCCGCTGCTGCGCGAGGCCGCGCACATCGCGCGCGACCTCGTCGAGCTCGACCTGCTCCTGCTCACCGCGCGCAACGAGGCCGAGGCGTGCCTCAAGCTCGGCCGGCTCGACGAGGCGGAGTCGCGCATCGGCATCGCGCTCGGCCACTTCTCCAGCGCCGGCGCGGAGAGTCGCCGCGCCGAGTGTCTCGTGATCCTCGGCGACGTGCTCCGCGCGCATCGCATGCCGCAGCAGGACGACGCGGCGACGCGCTGCTACGAGCGCGCCGCCGAGATCGCGGAATCGGCCGGCGCGGCCCACGTCGCCGCTCGCGCGCGAGCATCGTTGGGCGCGGCGGCCTAA